The Candidatus Methylomirabilota bacterium genomic sequence CAGGGACGGCGGTTCTCGGAGCCGGGCTGGGCGGAGATCGTCGAGTTCCACGGCATGGTCTCCAAGAATCTGGAGACCGCCATCGCGGCCTTCGCCGCCAACGACCGGAGCCTGGCCCAGGCGGTGCTGGACCAGCGGCCCGTCATGCGGCAGCGCGAGCGCGAGCTGCGCGAATCGCACCTGGGACGGCTCCGGATGGGACTGGCCGAATCGCTGGAGACCTCGGAGATCCACCTGGACATCCTGACCAACCTCAAGCGTATTTCCTCGCACGTCTCGGCGCTGGTCTACCCGATTCTCGAGGAGGGGTAACGTGAAGAAGATCGAGGCCATCATCAAGCCGTTCAAGCTGGACGACGTCAAAGAGGCGCTGACGGAGATCGGCGTCATCGGGATGACCGTCACCGAGGTGCGCGGCTTCGGCCGCCAGAAGGGCCACACCGAGCTCTACCGCGGGTCGGAGTACACCGTGGACTTCCTGCCCAAGGTGAAGATCGAGGTCGTGGTCCCGGCGCCCCTGGTCGACAAGGTCGTCTCGACGATCGTGGGCGCGGCCAAGACGGGATCGATCGGCGACGGCAAGGTCTTCGTGCTGCCGATCGACGAGGCGATCCGCATCCGGACGGGCGAGACCGGAGAGTCGGCGGTCTGAGCCTCGAGTCTCGCCGAGCCGCGGCGCTCCTCGGAGCCGGCGGCCACGCCGCGGAGAATCTCGCCACGCTCAGGCGGCTGGGCTTCGCGGACCCGCGCACGGCGGTCGCCAACCTCGAGAGCCTCACCCCGACGCCGCGCGACGCGGAGCTGCTGGCCCCGGCGTTCGGGCGCCTGCTGGCCGAGTTGGCGGCGGCGCCCGATCCCGACATGGCGCTCAACAACCTCGAGCGCTACGCCGCCGTGGTCGATCGGGCCGTCCTGTTCCAGACGCTGGCGATCCATCCCGGTGCCAGTCCGCTGCTGGCGCGGCTCTTCGGGTCGAGCCAGTTCCTGGCCGACGCGCTGCGCCGCCGGCCCAACACGCTGGCCTGGCTCCTGGAGCCGCGGACCATGCGCCAGTGGCTGCCCGACGAGCTGGAAGCCGATCTGGCCCAGACGCTCCAGCCCTTCGCCGCGCGCGAGGCGCGCATGAACGCGCTCCGGCGCTTCAAGTACCGTCAGCTCGTGAGGATCGCCAGCCGCGACCTGCTGGGCGACGCCGACCTGACGGTCACGACCGAAGAGCTGTCGCGCCTGGCCGACGTCTGCCTGGCCGAAGCCTGGCGCTTCTGCGACGCCCACGTGCGAACCCAGCACGGGGCGCCGCGCGTTCCCGAGGGCGGCGAGACCGGCATGGCCGTCGTGGCCATGGGCAAGCTCGGGGGCGAGGAGCTGAACTACTCCTCCGACATCGACCTCATGTTCGTGTACGGCGGCGACGGCGAGACCGACGGCGGCCCGGCCGGCCGCCTGGCCAACGGCGACTACTTCGCGCGCCTGAGCCGCGATCTGGTCGCCGTTCTGGAATCCGTCACCGAGGAAGGCGCGGCCTTCCGCGTCGATCTGCGCCTCAGACCCGAAGGGCGGATGGGACCCGTGATCCTCTCCCTCGACCGCTATCGCGCCTACTACGCCGAGCGCGCCGAGCTGTGGGAGCGCCAGGCCCTGCTCAAGGCGCGGGTGGCCGCGGGCGACGAGCGGGTGGGCGCGCGCTTCATGGATCTCGCCCGTGAGGTCGTCTATCGCCCCGGTGTCGACGGGCACATCGTCGACGCCATCCGTGACATGAAGCGCGAGATCGATCGGGCGCTTCATGGCCGGCAGGGCGAGGAGACGCGGGACAACGTCAAGCTGGGCCGGGGCGGCATCCGCGAGATCGAGTTCCTGGTGCAGGCGCTCCAGCTCCTCTACGGCGGCGACGACCCCTGGCTACGCGAGCGCAACACGCTCAAGGCGCTCTTCCGGATGGCCGAGCGCGGCTACCTGGCGCCCGACCTCGTCGGCGCCCTCTCCGACGCCTACGTGCATCTGCGCACGGTGGAGCATCGGCTGCAGGTCCTGCACGAGTTCCAGATCCACACGCTGCCGACCGAGCCCGTGGCGCTCGGGCGTCTGGCCCGCCGCCTGGGCATCGCGGGCGCGCCCCGGGCGGCGGCCCGGGAGTTCGCGCGCCGCCACCGCGCGACCACGACCGTGGTGCATCGCGCGTTCCGGGAGTTCTTCGGCGAGCCCCACACGGCGCGGGCGCCCCGGGTCCGCCTGCCGAGCCTGCTGGCCCTCCAGGCCACGGGCTTCGCCGATCCCGAGCGCGCGCGCCACAATCTCCGCCTCATCGTGGAGGGCCGCCCCCTGGTGCCCTACGCCGGCGCGCTCCGCCGCGCGCTGGAGCGGCTGCTCCCGGCGCTCCTGGATGCGGTGTGGAAGAGCCCGAACCCCGACGAGGCCCTGAACCAGTTCGAGCGCTTCCTGGCCGCGGCGGGGCCGCGCGCCGCGCTGATCGAGCGGCTCGCCGCGGAGCCCGACGTACTCAACGGGCTCGCGCGGCTCTGCGCCCTCGGCGATCTCCTGACCCAGCTCCTCATCACCCAGCCCGAGCTGCTGACCACACTGGCCGACCAGCGCGCGCCCGGACGGCCCCAGTCGCGCCGCGCCTTCGCCGCCGCGCTGGCCCCGGTGTTCGCCCCAGCCCTGCCGGCGGCGGAGCGGCGCGACCGGTTGCGTCGCCTGAAGCAAGCCCAGGAGCTGGCGATCGTCTGGCGGTACCTCACCGGCGTCACGGAGATCGATGGCTACTCCCGTGAGATGACGGCGCTGGCCGAGGCGACGCTGGAGGCCGGTTGGCTGCTGGCGCTCGCCGGGCTCGTCGAGCGCCACGGCGTGCCGCGCGCGGCCGACGGGCGCTTCATTCCCGCCGTCATCGTCGCGCTCGGCAAGCTGGGGGGGCGCGAGCTGACGACGGGCTCCGACCTCGACGTCTTCGTCGTGTATGGGGCCACTGAAGCGTCGGCTCGGCCGTCGGACGGCCTCACCTCCTACTGCCACGAAGATGGCGAGACCGACGGCGCGACCCGCGTCGACGCCCACACCTTCTGGAGCGCAGCGGTC encodes the following:
- a CDS encoding P-II family nitrogen regulator, with the translated sequence MKKIEAIIKPFKLDDVKEALTEIGVIGMTVTEVRGFGRQKGHTELYRGSEYTVDFLPKVKIEVVVPAPLVDKVVSTIVGAAKTGSIGDGKVFVLPIDEAIRIRTGETGESAV